In Burkholderia sp. WP9, a genomic segment contains:
- a CDS encoding transporter associated domain-containing protein has protein sequence MNDTYPSRRQTDKPQEKRSLLERLTDFISPEPDSRAELLEILQDAHERNLIDADSLSMIEGVFQVSELSARDIMVPRAQMDAINIADNPAEFIPYVLEKAHSRYPVYEGNRDNIIGVLLAKDLLRYYAEEEFDVRGMLRPAVFIPESKRLNVLLHDFRVNRNHLAVVVDEYGGVAGLITIEDVLEQIVGDIEDEYDFDEESGNIIASPDGRFRVRALTEIEQFNEAFGTHYSDDEVDTIGGLVTHHFGRVPHRGEKVRLDDLIFEILRGDARQIHMLLVRRDPLAGQREREAQHVQT, from the coding sequence ATGAACGACACGTATCCCAGTCGACGCCAAACCGACAAACCGCAGGAAAAGCGCTCACTCCTCGAGCGTCTGACCGACTTCATCTCGCCTGAGCCCGACTCGCGCGCCGAACTCCTGGAAATTCTGCAGGACGCGCACGAACGCAACCTGATCGACGCCGACTCGCTGTCGATGATCGAAGGCGTATTCCAGGTCTCCGAACTCAGCGCGCGCGACATCATGGTGCCGCGTGCGCAAATGGACGCGATCAACATCGCGGACAATCCCGCCGAATTTATCCCGTACGTGCTGGAAAAAGCGCACTCGCGCTATCCGGTCTACGAAGGCAATCGCGACAACATCATCGGCGTGCTGCTCGCCAAAGACCTGCTGCGCTACTACGCCGAAGAAGAGTTCGACGTGCGCGGCATGCTGCGCCCGGCCGTGTTCATCCCCGAGTCGAAGCGTCTGAATGTGCTGCTGCACGACTTCCGCGTGAATCGCAATCACCTCGCGGTGGTGGTCGACGAATACGGTGGCGTGGCCGGCCTGATCACGATCGAAGACGTGCTGGAACAGATCGTCGGCGATATTGAAGACGAATACGATTTCGACGAGGAAAGCGGCAACATCATCGCCTCGCCGGACGGACGTTTCCGCGTGCGCGCGCTGACCGAAATCGAACAGTTCAACGAAGCCTTCGGCACCCATTACTCAGACGACGAAGTCGACACGATCGGCGGACTCGTCACGCATCATTTCGGACGGGTGCCGCATCGGGGCGAAAAAGTCCGCCTCGACGATCTGATCTTCGAGATTCTGCGCGGCGACGCCCGCCAGATTCACATGCTGCTGGTGCGCCGCGATCCGCTCGCCGGCCAGCGCGAGCGCGAAGCGCAGCACGTGCAGACCTGA